One genomic region from Amia ocellicauda isolate fAmiCal2 chromosome 4, fAmiCal2.hap1, whole genome shotgun sequence encodes:
- the LOC136748664 gene encoding ensconsin, with product MRMISGLDQSGRTRLSKSWLQKFVAPLSAERRGGSLRKAETPRPGKMAKTRIPETGGRRAAVQSSKTGAKEVEAVGRPQKVRGPKEAGQCVGPPAGEAEARRGAQKRGRAEPSGAVENLGLAAKRRKNSQFPVKMGNGIHDQEATAWVSPVRIKEEEEEAAVSTARIKVIFVPKMPKTDAERQKAYRDRKKNDAAFKEKEKMRKQAERLRKKLTQSEDEEERVRKLARDRQRQCRLRKKKLKQKLNKAPKKPHKKTHKKTPKRTPKESQKKTPPKKHKESPIKSTKKNC from the exons ATGAGAATGATCTCTGGACTTGACCAATCAGGACGAACGCGTTTGTCCAAGTCCTGGCTGCAGAAATTCGTGGCACCTTTGTCAGCCGAGCGGCGCGGAGGATCCCTGCGGAAAGCAGAAACACCCAGGCCTGGGAAGATGGCGAAAACGCGTATCCCTGAAACCGGTGGCAGGCGAGCGGCGGTACAGTCGTCGAAAACGGGAGCCAAGGAAGTGGAGGCCGTAGGGAGACCGCAGAAGGTCCGAGGTCCGAAAGAAGCAGGACAGTGTGTCGGGCCGCCGGCGGGGGAGGCAGAGGCGCGCCGGGGAGCACAGAAGCGGGGGAGAGCAGAGCCGAGCGGTGCGGTGGAGAATCTGGGGCTGGCGGCAAAGCGGAGGAAGAACAGCCAGTTCCCGGTGAAAATGGGCAACGGGATCCACGATCAAGAAGCCACAGCATGGGTCAGTCCTGTGCGCAtcaaggaggaggaagaggaggcggCGGTGAGCACAGCGCGCATCAAAG TAATATTCGTTCCAAAAATGCCAAAAACAGACGCAGAGCGTCAAAAGGCATACAGggacaggaaaaaaaatgatgcagctttcaaagaaaaggaaaagatgAGAAAACAAGCTGAACGTTTAAGAAAAAAGCTAACTCAGTCAGAGGATGAAGAGGAAAGGGTGCGGAAACTTGCACGGGACAGACAAAGGCAATGCCGCCTgcggaaaaaaaaactgaaacaaaaactaaacaaagcgcccaaaaaaccacacaaaaaaacacacaagaaaacgCCCAAGAGAACACCCAAAGAATCACAAAAGAAAACGCCCCCAAAAAAGCACAAAGAATCACCCATAAAATCAACCAAAAAAAACTGCTGA